From Strix uralensis isolate ZFMK-TIS-50842 chromosome 1, bStrUra1, whole genome shotgun sequence, a single genomic window includes:
- the OXR1 gene encoding oxidation resistance protein 1 isoform X9 produces the protein MSRLWYGKKGRKHQPINHKYALVVSVAEYHRRIDALNSEELRTLCRRLQITTREDINSKQATNIKTDLEPEAFRPNLSDPSELLQPEQIEKLTKSLPPRTIGYPWTLVYSTAKHGMSLKTLYRTMLGLDTPVLLVIKDSDGQVFGALASEPFKVSDGFYGTGETFMFTFSPDFEVFKWTGDNMFFIKGDMDSLAFGGGGGEFALWLDGDLYHGRSHSCKTFGNHTLSKREDFIIQDIEIWAFE, from the exons GTAGTGTCAGTGGCTGAGTATCACCGCAGGATCGATGCTCTAAATAGCGAAGAACTGCGCACACTCTGCAGACGTCTCCAG ATAACAACAAGAGAAGATATCAATTCAAAACAGGCAACAAATATCAAAACAGACCTGGAGCCTGAAGCATTCCGGCCAAATCTTAGCGATCCCAGTGAATTACTACAGCCAGAACAAATTGAAAAG CTCACAAAGTCTCTTCCACCACGAACCATTGGATATCCATGGACTCTTGTCTACAGTACTGCAAAGCATGGCATGAGCTTGAAGACTTTGTATCGAACTATGCTGGGATTAGACACACCTGTGCTGTTGGTTATCAAGGACAGTGATGGACAG GTTTTTGGTGCACTAGCATCTGAACCATTTAAAGTGAGTGATGGCTTTTATGGCACTGGGGAGACGTTTATGTTCACTTTTTCTCCAGATTTTGAG gttttcAAATGGACAGGAGATAACATGTTCTTCATTAAAGGGGACATGGATTCCCTTGCTTTTGGTGGAGGAGG AGGGGAGTTTGCTCTTTGGCTCGATGGTGATCTCTACCATGGAAGAAGTCATTCATGTAAAACATTTGGGAATCATACACTTTCTAAGCGAGAAGACTTCATTATTCAAGACATAGAAATATGGGCTTTTGAATGA
- the OXR1 gene encoding oxidation resistance protein 1 isoform X7, protein MSRLWYGKKGRKHQPINHKYALITTREDINSKQATNIKTDLEPEAFRPNLSDPSELLQPEQIEKLTKSLPPRTIGYPWTLVYSTAKHGMSLKTLYRTMLGLDTPVLLVIKDSDGQVFGALASEPFKVSDGFYGTGETFMFTFSPDFEVFKWTGDNMFFIKGDMDSLAFGGGGGEFALWLDGDLYHGRSHSCKTFGNHTLSKREDFIIQDIEIWAFE, encoded by the exons ATAACAACAAGAGAAGATATCAATTCAAAACAGGCAACAAATATCAAAACAGACCTGGAGCCTGAAGCATTCCGGCCAAATCTTAGCGATCCCAGTGAATTACTACAGCCAGAACAAATTGAAAAG CTCACAAAGTCTCTTCCACCACGAACCATTGGATATCCATGGACTCTTGTCTACAGTACTGCAAAGCATGGCATGAGCTTGAAGACTTTGTATCGAACTATGCTGGGATTAGACACACCTGTGCTGTTGGTTATCAAGGACAGTGATGGACAG GTTTTTGGTGCACTAGCATCTGAACCATTTAAAGTGAGTGATGGCTTTTATGGCACTGGGGAGACGTTTATGTTCACTTTTTCTCCAGATTTTGAG gttttcAAATGGACAGGAGATAACATGTTCTTCATTAAAGGGGACATGGATTCCCTTGCTTTTGGTGGAGGAGG AGGGGAGTTTGCTCTTTGGCTCGATGGTGATCTCTACCATGGAAGAAGTCATTCATGTAAAACATTTGGGAATCATACACTTTCTAAGCGAGAAGACTTCATTATTCAAGACATAGAAATATGGGCTTTTGAATGA